One genomic window of Coffea eugenioides isolate CCC68of chromosome 1, Ceug_1.0, whole genome shotgun sequence includes the following:
- the LOC113771257 gene encoding protein FAR1-RELATED SEQUENCE 5-like — MKYCVHDLVLENNHELHIAQCAHMMSSQRKVSVAQGFQTEISEDAGLSLKQNHELMGKEADGMGNVGYTRDDLKRYLRTRRERSLKYGEAGSMLNYFQEQTLENPSFFHAVQLDCEEQITNIFWADAGMLIDYNFFGDVVTFDTIYKTNKEYRPLGVFVGFNQHRQIVIFGAALMYDETIDSFKWVFGTFLEAMCGKHPNTILTDQDHAMAAALSIVMPETFHGLCTFHIRRNFMKYLGNHYKENSDLPYMFGAYMYEFEEVEQFNRVWEAMVKKHNLENNEWLSGLYRIRDKWARCMMKERWTAGIRSTQLSESLNAAIKNHLKLDHDLVQFFRHFNRVVDEKRYNELIAEYEMRQKLPMVGLRQTPMLVHASETYSLTVFVAFQNEYGESTAMVILRQQDAAMFVEFAVMRYDGGPERTVVFNRNDLSVRCSFKKYENEGILCGHALKVFDTVGIKIIPPEYIKRRWTKRARAGDCFDRRVQEVVADPKVMISTRYRELAPAMIKVATRAAMSEDTSKVAITVISDLSKRVELLLSESEEQPLQNQKI; from the coding sequence ATGAAGTACTGTGTACATGACCTTGTTTTAGAGAATAATCATGAGTTGCACATTGCTCAATGTGCTCACATGATGTCATCACAAAGAAAAGTGAGTGTGGCTCAAGGATTCCAAACTGAAATAAGCGAGGATGCTGGGCTTTCATTGAAACAGAACCATGAGCTTATGGGAAAGGAAGCAGATGGGATGGGTAATGTGGGATATACTCGGGATGATCTTAAACGATATCTTCGAACGAGACGGGAAAGGAGCTTGAAATATGGAGAAGCAGGTAGCATGCTGAATTATTTTCAAGAGCAAACACTCGAGAATCCATCCTTTTTTCATGCCGTACAGCTGGACTGTGAAGAGCAAATAACGAATATCTTTTGGGCTGATGCAGGAATGTTAATTGACTACAACTTTTTTGGAGACGTAGTCACGTTCGACACAAtctacaaaacaaataaagaataccGGCCACTTGGAGTATTTGTGGGTTTTAACCAGCATAGGCAAATTGTGATATTCGGTGCTGCCCTTATGTATGATGAGACGATAGATTCTTTCAAATGGGTGTTTGGTACATTTCTAGAAGCAATGTGCGGAAAACATCCAAATACCATACTAACCGACCAAGATCACGCCATGGCAGCCGCTCTTTCAATTGTCATGCCTGAAACATTTCACGGTCTATGTACGTTTCACATAAGGCGTAATTTTATGAAATATCTTGGCAATCACTACAAGGAAAATAGTGATCTTCCATACATGTTTGGTGCCTACATGTATGAGTTTGAAGAAGTTGAACAATTCAATAGGGTATGGGAGGCGATGGTGAAGAAACACAatcttgaaaataatgaatggcTCTCCGGGTTGTATAGAATTCGTGATAAATGGGCAAGGTGCAtgatgaaagaaagatggaCTGCGGGAATACGAAGCACCCAACTTAGCGAAAGCCTAAATGCAGCGattaaaaatcatttgaaactggATCATGACCTTGTGCAGTTCTTTAGACATTTCAATCGGGTGGTTGATGAAAAGAGATATAATGAACTGATCGCAGAATATGAAATGAGGCAAAAGCTCCCCATGGTAGGGTTAAGGCAAACACCTATGCTTGTGCATGCATCAGAGACGTATTCACTAACCGTATTTGTTGCATTCCAAAATGAATATGGCGAGTCAACAGCTATGGTTATATTGAGACAACAAGATGCAGCGATGTTTGTGGAGTTTGCGGTCATGAGGTATGATGGAGGACCTGAAAGAACAGTAGTATTCAATCGGAATGATCTAAGTGTACGTTGCAGTTTCAAAAAATACGAGAATGAAGGCATTTTATGTGGGCACGCGTTGAAGGTGTTTGATACCGTGGGCATAAAAATAATTCCTCCTGAATACATTAAGAGGCGATGGACAAAAAGAGCTCGGGCTGGAGACTGTTTTGATCGGCGAGTACAGGAAGTTGTGGCTGATCCTAAAGTAATGATTTCAACTCGTTATCGGGAGCTCGCTCCAGCCATGATTAAGGTCGCAACTCGAGCAGCAATGTCGGAGGACACCAGCAAAGTAGCAATCACTGTCATATCCGATTTGTCAAAGAGAGTTGAGCTCCTCCTCTCAGAAAGCGAAGAGCAACCtttgcaaaatcaaaaaatctGA